The sequence TACAAAACAAAgaacaaattacaaataaataaataaataaataaaataacggtTAAGTCACAGCTTATGCAAGCATTCTACAGTCTTAATATTAATGTGGCCGGCAGAAATATCCTTACGTACGAAGATGCGACCATTTCGTATCCAAACAAACTTGTAATTCTTCTCCTTGGCAGCTATTCTAGTAGCGGtatgaagttttttattttcaggtGACAAGTGTTCAGTAACATACACAGGCCGCTGTTCACCAGGAAGTTCAATATGGGAAGTGTTAAGTTTGTTATCACTGTGcttgtttttattaaagattttaaCTGAAGCAAGGAGATTGTCTCGAGTACGTGGGCAGTTTAACTTCACTACAATATTTTTCGGACGATTCGAATTGGTATTTTGCTTAGCAACTCTGTGGAATTCCAGAATGTCAGTTTCTTGTAAATTACAGGAAACCgtatttccaatttttttaactatagaCATTAAGTTTTCATTGCGTCTTTCTGGAATCCCCTGAATTTCAACGTTTGACTGTCTTGCAAACTGCTCCATATACGCGATTTTACGGTTCAATTCTGATAGTTTTGGTTGGAGGCTGTTGCTGCACTTAGTGAATTCCAAAAAgtcactttttgttttttcattcaGTTTTTGCTGATCGTCGTGACATGCAGATAGAAATTGCAATGTATTTATAGCACCATTGAGATCCTCTCGCAGACCCGAGCATTTGGAGTGCAACTCACTCATAACCATTTGAACCTTGCACAAAATTGCATTAAATCTCTCGAACGCCGATTTCTGGCACTCAAATTTTTCCAACATTTCTTGGCGTAGATTACGTAtttctaatacaattaattcttGACTTCCCAATAAGGGTGCAGAAGCATCCGAAATGTCTTTATTCTTCGACATGGAAAGAGGTGTATTTCCACTTTTTGGGCGCGGTATTGTACAATCGGGGCAAATCCATTTAGAGCGAGCGGTGGTAGTATCATTGTACTTGACACAGTCCTGATGGTAATTGTGTTGGCAG is a genomic window of Bombyx mori chromosome W, ASM3026992v2 containing:
- the LOC134201655 gene encoding uncharacterized protein LOC134201655, whose product is MVHCSECKLNILVTQRRIKCTNPDCQHNYHQDCVKYNDTTTARSKWICPDCTIPRPKSGNTPLSMSKNKDISDASAPLLGSQELIVLEIRNLRQEMLEKFECQKSAFERFNAILCKVQMVMSELHSKCSGLREDLNGAINTLQFLSACHDDQQKLNEKTKSDFLEFTKCSNSLQPKLSELNRKIAYMEQFARQSNVEIQGIPERRNENLMSIVKKIGNTVSCNLQETDILEFHRVAKQNTNSNRPKNIVVKLNCPRTRDNLLASVKIFNKNKHSDNKLNTSHIELPGEQRPVYVTEHLSPENKKLHTATRIAAKEKNYKFVWIRNGRIFVRKDISAGHINIKTVECLHKL